In Acaryochloris marina S15, a single genomic region encodes these proteins:
- the pyk gene encoding pyruvate kinase codes for MASLTHRTKIVATIGPASSSPDIIRQMVRAGMDVARLNFSHGTYEQHAQMVKLLRSVSAELDTPVTLLQDLQGPKIRVGQIADGAMKLVPGERLTLVAEEHFHNQPRTVAIDYPYLAKEAQSGTPILMDDGLLELRVEQVEEDQIHCQIIQGGILGSRKGVNLPSLDLQLPSLTDKDRQDLEFGLSQGVDWVSLSFVRRAADIHLLKEVLAAHGAADVPVMAKIEKPHAIANLEAILDASDAVMVARGDLGVEMRAEKVPKLQKQIIRACNKRKLPVVTATQMLDSMIRNPRPTRAEASDVANAIIDGTDAVMLSGESAVGQYPVKAVEMLARIATDVEPDLNFVNNPPACFDETHALSEALSAIQEVLSLKCIAAFTSTGYTALMAAGERPRTPVIAITPFEKVYHRLNLVWGVKPILIDHQVESFEHLVSQAQTCLLEKNLVKSGDKILIIGGIPTQQPRGTNFIKIHQIE; via the coding sequence ATTGCATCCCTTACGCACCGGACAAAAATCGTCGCTACCATTGGTCCGGCCAGTAGTTCTCCAGATATTATTCGCCAAATGGTGAGAGCCGGAATGGATGTGGCTCGCTTGAACTTTTCCCATGGGACCTATGAGCAGCATGCTCAAATGGTGAAGCTGCTGCGATCTGTTTCTGCAGAGCTAGATACGCCCGTTACCTTGTTACAAGATTTGCAAGGCCCTAAAATTCGGGTGGGCCAGATTGCTGATGGGGCTATGAAGTTAGTCCCAGGGGAGCGGTTGACGTTAGTGGCAGAAGAGCATTTTCATAACCAGCCCCGGACCGTTGCCATTGACTATCCCTATTTAGCAAAAGAAGCCCAATCCGGAACGCCGATTTTGATGGATGACGGTTTGCTGGAATTAAGGGTGGAACAGGTTGAAGAGGATCAAATCCACTGTCAAATTATTCAAGGCGGAATTTTAGGCAGTCGCAAAGGCGTCAATCTCCCTAGCTTAGATTTGCAGCTCCCCTCCCTAACAGACAAGGATCGGCAAGATTTGGAGTTTGGCCTTTCCCAAGGCGTGGATTGGGTCTCCCTCAGCTTTGTCCGCCGAGCGGCAGACATTCACCTCCTAAAAGAGGTGTTGGCGGCTCATGGGGCAGCAGATGTGCCCGTGATGGCAAAGATTGAGAAACCCCATGCGATCGCAAATCTCGAAGCCATCCTAGATGCTAGTGATGCAGTGATGGTGGCCCGAGGCGATTTAGGGGTGGAAATGCGGGCTGAAAAAGTACCCAAACTGCAAAAGCAAATTATTCGCGCCTGCAATAAGCGCAAGCTCCCGGTGGTAACGGCGACCCAAATGCTGGACAGCATGATTCGCAACCCCCGACCCACCCGAGCTGAAGCCAGTGATGTTGCTAATGCCATCATTGACGGAACCGATGCGGTGATGTTGTCAGGGGAATCCGCTGTGGGCCAATATCCCGTCAAAGCGGTGGAGATGCTGGCCCGAATTGCCACGGACGTGGAACCCGATCTGAACTTTGTGAATAATCCACCGGCCTGTTTTGATGAGACCCATGCTCTCAGTGAGGCCCTCAGTGCGATTCAAGAAGTGCTCTCCTTGAAGTGCATTGCTGCCTTTACCTCCACGGGCTACACCGCCCTGATGGCGGCTGGAGAGCGACCCCGTACGCCGGTGATTGCCATAACCCCCTTTGAGAAGGTCTACCATCGTCTCAACCTAGTTTGGGGCGTTAAGCCTATTTTGATTGATCATCAAGTTGAATCCTTCGAGCATTTGGTGTCCCAAGCTCAGACCTGTTTATTAGAGAAAAACTTGGTGAAATCGGGTGACAAAATTTTGATTATCGGCGGGATTCCCACACAACAACCGCGGGGCACCAACTTTATCAAGATTCATCAGATTGAGTAA
- the gap gene encoding type I glyceraldehyde-3-phosphate dehydrogenase, protein MTIKIGINGFGRIGRLVFRAGINNPNIEFVGINDLVPAENIAYLLKYDSTHGPFRGTVAATSEGIMVNDKFIPCTSIRNPEELPWGQLGAEYVVEATGLFTTFDTASKHLAAGAKRVAISAPTKEKDPEKVPTLLMGVNHHLYNPQQHTVVSNASCTTNCLAPIAKVIHDNFGFAEGLMTTVHAMTATQPTVDGPSKKDMRGGRSAAQNIIPASTGAAKAVTLVLPELKGKLTGMALRVPTPDVSVVDLTFRTERSTTYADICAAMRTAAYGELKGILGYTEDAVVSTDFTSDPHSSIFDAGAGMELNSNFFKVVAWYDNEWGYSNRMIDLIQSMAAKESEMMAFA, encoded by the coding sequence ATGACTATAAAGATAGGCATTAATGGTTTTGGCCGTATTGGTCGACTAGTATTCCGAGCTGGGATCAATAATCCCAATATTGAATTTGTCGGCATTAATGATTTAGTCCCCGCCGAGAACATCGCTTACCTACTGAAGTATGACTCAACCCATGGCCCCTTCCGCGGCACTGTTGCAGCGACTTCTGAGGGGATCATGGTCAACGACAAGTTTATTCCCTGTACCTCAATCCGTAATCCAGAAGAGCTGCCCTGGGGCCAGCTAGGTGCAGAGTATGTGGTGGAAGCAACAGGACTCTTCACCACCTTCGATACAGCCTCAAAACATTTAGCAGCAGGGGCCAAGCGGGTTGCCATTTCAGCCCCCACTAAGGAAAAGGATCCTGAAAAAGTTCCCACACTACTGATGGGGGTCAACCATCACCTCTATAACCCTCAGCAACATACTGTGGTTTCTAACGCCAGCTGCACCACCAATTGCCTAGCCCCTATTGCCAAAGTCATTCACGATAACTTTGGCTTTGCAGAAGGACTGATGACGACAGTTCATGCCATGACAGCTACTCAGCCAACCGTGGATGGCCCCAGCAAGAAAGATATGCGGGGGGGGCGAAGTGCAGCCCAAAACATCATTCCTGCTTCTACAGGCGCAGCAAAAGCAGTCACCCTAGTTCTCCCTGAGCTTAAAGGCAAGTTGACCGGTATGGCCCTGCGCGTTCCCACCCCTGATGTCTCTGTTGTCGACCTCACCTTCCGTACAGAACGTTCTACTACCTATGCTGATATTTGTGCAGCCATGCGGACGGCTGCCTATGGAGAGCTCAAAGGCATTTTAGGATATACCGAAGATGCCGTTGTTTCTACAGACTTCACTAGCGATCCCCATTCCAGCATTTTTGATGCGGGAGCCGGTATGGAACTGAACTCCAATTTCTTTAAGGTCGTGGCTTGGTATGACAACGAGTGGGGTTACTCCAATCGCATGATTGATTTAATCCAGTCCATGGCTGCCAAGGAATCAGAAATGATGGCATTTGCCTAG